AGCTAAATGAGTTGAAAGATGTGCTCGTCTTTTCCGCGGGTACTGATGGCACCGATGGTCCGACTGATGCGGCCGGAGCCATGGCCGACGAAAATACTTGTACACGCGCTATGAGCCTGGGTCTTTCGCCGCAAAAGTACCTCATGGAACACAACTCCTACCCCTTCTTCAAAAAATTGAATGACCATGTAATTACCGGCCCAACCCTGACCAATGTCATGGATGTTCGACTAGCTTTAATCAAGTAACCTGGGATAATATGCCATTATACAGCCATCGTTTCGTTGAGGATTACAAAGGTCTGGTAGGCTTCGGGATGGATCGGGAAATAGACGAAGCCACGCTGAACGTTTATCTTCAACAGTTCTCAAATGATGACCTTATGGCTATTTTACGCAAGCGGCTGGAAGATAAAGAGATGGAGGAGCTTTTCCTGCTGCTGAGTCGGCTTTTGCGAAAACATTTGAATGACGAAGAGTACCACCGACTTTTCCTGAAAACACCCGAAGGACACCACCCACCCGAGACACCGGACCCTTAATCCTGAATTCAAGCTCAACGTTTAAAATTATCATCTCTAGGCTTTTTCTCCGTTGCTCCTAAAAGACGATCCCTTTGCATTTCAAAGAAAAATCCCGCATGACCTCCCTGGCCTGTCTGGGGCTAGAAATCGGTGTTTTTTACCCTGGATCGGTCAGGATACACATGGATGCTCTTTTAAGGATTTCTTAAGGCTCGTAATTTCCTTTTTTCCATCGGTACTCCTGTAACCTTCTGGGCTTTTCAGACATTGAAAATAATCAGGCTGACC
The Deltaproteobacteria bacterium genome window above contains:
- a CDS encoding cytoplasmic protein yields the protein MPLYSHRFVEDYKGLVGFGMDREIDEATLNVYLQQFSNDDLMAILRKRLEDKEMEELFLLLSRLLRKHLNDEEYHRLFLKTPEGHHPPETPDP